A window of Primulina huaijiensis isolate GDHJ02 chromosome 9, ASM1229523v2, whole genome shotgun sequence contains these coding sequences:
- the LOC140984855 gene encoding protein GAMETE EXPRESSED 2, translating into MASKILLLSPIISLISSILFHSSKSDNSPMPLFAFSWLNNSCMFVAGDTATIRVIVLGIYESGKYEFPFNPNITVNDKIGNSSYISGVSLNFGGEIKDWEISFTPIMVGSFNVLITDHHFRVLDSSLHFGVTPGRMYPASGILSWQDGVDEFIAGTMAEMLILPKDAFGNNVSSSSEGPILFNFTLFALTTSGLPADVLNVTNKGWNTQGYISIEFVAATAGSLLLHVEVEKQALEGSPLAFTVNPGILDINSCVAKWNVETNLFQLFSKMEAFIHQYDQYANLVSGLYEFDIEVIEKGTNLSMPIADLRFKEIEPGIQSFSFSLEEPGNFTLVISDKEHSTLIFNMPYDFIVYIGYCDGMNSIVNGSGLNGSVAGDIAKFSVFLKDAYLYPSPVEVESLQVRIVHELDSQILHPIILTREIANGSMSSGRPNQGDFDLMQVANAAVNNFSGKQSPKASVFDVIYRPEKSGIYEISVFCGNIQLNGGHQFRKEVSAGLVNMSLAEVVKCSTKVPRLVNNEIVVQLKDSYYNPVLSEQARLKLEIVSIDKSTVMTWNFSDNNDGTYTASYQAKEVGTYEICAWYDEEHLRPCPFGVNVYNSEYFPKVYNDTVSVWEDESVAFNILENDYFAGGHASIFEYTKPDHGSLLQYGHLFRYTPYKRFHGNDSFLYTIADVNGNLASGAVNLLVLCIPPQLVSIPMNLQATEDAVSPTFGGFPGFEIIYSDMSENITVTLSAQNGIVLLSPMLMQFQPKFYEFSIQRDIGNANGLTLIGCLDSINFALQSIKYFGKENFYGADAIRISSKNRNGENTIDVPLYVQPINDPPVINLPSYLILEEKSDGALIFGGQSVKLDFVTDPDIVDFPGNRSHFLLLSSVEVSSGFLSTSLPAELIGSTEIKMKSSYQWQPLQTFVTISKHFLVKAKAIRFRGSIEELNSIMEQLMFHEGKHGAVLTVTVNDLGNHGCYPNCNAMMTSSLFVQSNVNLIRKRPMSSFAAHTFGAVIVVESVSVLCLGLMLLFFICKCSVILLKEKKRQKDQHMDLSKIQDSSKQALAFDLSENEKLFMKSSAQSLGDHHEETQSVNLEPSTSTKE; encoded by the exons ATGGCTTCCAAAATTCTTCTGCTCTCTCCGATCATATCGTTAATCTCCTCCATTCTCTTTCATTCCTCGAAATCAG ATAATTCACCAATGCCCCTTTTCGCTTTCAGTTGGCTGAACAATAGCTGCATGTTCGTGGCGGGCGACACTGCAACGATTAGAGTAATAGTTCTTGGAATATATGAGAGTGGAAAGTACGAGTTTCCGTTCAATCCGAATATCACAGTGAATGATAAGATTGGTAACAGCAGTTACATTTCTGGCGTTTCTTTGAATTTTGGTGGTGAAATCAAGGATTGGGAGATTTCGTTTACTCCTATTATGGTGGGTTCATTCAATGTATTGATCACTGATCATCATTTTCGGGTGTTGGATTCTTCTTTGCACTTCGGAGTTACTCcag GTAGAATGTATCCAGCCTCCGGAATTTTGTCTTGGCAGGATGGAGTCGACGAGTTTATAGCCGGAACTATGGCTGAAATGTTGATCCTCCCAAAAGATGCATTTGGAAATAATGTATCTTCATCTAGTGAAGGGCCTATCCTTTTCAACTTCACTTTGTTCGCGTTGACCACTTCAGGACTCCCGGCAGATGTGCTTAATGTAACCAACAAAGGGTGGAATACTCAAGGTTATATTAGCATCGAGTTTGTTGCAGCCACTGCTGGAAGCCTCCTACTTCATGTAGAAGTCGAAAAACAGGCTTTGGAGGGCTCTCCATTGGCATTCACTGTCAATCCAG GAATACTGGATATCAACAGCTGTGTGGCTAAATGGAATGTTGAAACgaatttatttcaattattttcaaAGATGGAAGCTTTCATACACCAATATGATCAATATGCAAACTTGGTATCAGGATTATATGAATTTGATATTGAAGTTATCGAGAAGGGAACGAATTTGTCTATGCCCATTGCTGATTTGCGCTTCAAAGAAATTGAGCCCGGCATTCAATCATTCTCCTTCAGCTTAGAGGAGCCAGGAAACTTCACACTCGTGATATCTGACAAGGAGCACAGTACACTCATCTTCAATATGCCTTATGACTTCATTGTGTATATAG GCTATTGTGATGGGATGAACAGCATAGTCAATGGATCGGGTTTAAATGGTTCTGTTGCTGGTGATATAGCAAAGTTCTCTGTTTTCTTGAAGGATGCTTATTTGTATCCTTCTCCTGTTGAAGTGGAAAGCCTTCAAGTCCGAATTGTGCATGAACTTGATTCCCAGATTTTACATCCAATCATTTTAACAAGGGAGATTGCCAATG GAAGCATGTCCTCTGGAAGACCCAATCAAGGTGATTTTGATCTTATGCAGGTTGCAAATGCAGCAGTGAACAAT TTTTCTGGAAAACAAAGTCCCAAGGCTAGTGTTTTTGATGTTATTTACAGACCCGAAAAAAGCGGTATCTACGAAATCAGTGTATTTTGTGGAAATATTCAATTAAATGGTGGGCATCAATTTAGAAAGGAAGTAAGTGCAG GTCTGGTTAACATGTCGCTTGCAGAAGTAGTAAAATGCTCAACAAAAGTACCTAGACTGGTTAATAACGAAATAGTTGTACAACTCAAGGATTCATACTACAATCCTGTACTATCAGAACAGGCAAGGTTGAAATTAGAGATTGTTTCAATCGACAAATCTACCGTTATGACATGGAACTTTTCGGATAATAATGATGGAACTTATACCGCTAGTTACCAGGCAAAAGAAGTTGGCACATATGAGATTTGTGCTTGGTATGACGAAGAGCATCTCAGGCCTTGCCCTTTTGGGGTGAATGTTTACAACA GTGAATATTTCCCTAAAGTTTATAATGATACCGTTTCTGTGTGGGAAGACGAATCGGTTGCTTTCAACATCCttgaaaatgattattttgctGGTGGTCATGCAAGCATTTTCGAGTACACAAAG CCAGATCATGGTTCGCTTCTGCAGTACGGGCACCTCTTTAGATACACACCATATAAACGATTTCATGGGAACGACTCTTTCTTGTACACGATAGCCGATGTTAATGGGAATCTTGCTTCTGGAGCTGTGAATTTACTTGTTCTCTGCATACCACCTCAGTTGGTTTCTATTCCAATGAACTTGCAAGCTACAGAAGATGCCGTTAGTCCCACATTTGG TGGTTTCCCTGGATTTGAGATTATTTACTCCGACATGTCCGAAAACATAACGGTTACTCTCAGTGCACAGAATGGGATTGTGTTGCTATCTCCTATGCTAATGCAGTTTCAACCAAAATTCTATGAATTTTCTAtccaaagagacattggaaatGCTAATGGGCTTACTTTGATAGGCTGTCTTGATTCAATCAATTTCGCTCTTCAATCCATCAAATACTTTGG CAAAGAAAACTTTTACGGCGCCGATGCTATTCGAATTTCTTCCAAAAACAGGAATGGGGAGAACACTATAGACGTTCCCCTCTATGTACAGCCTATCAACGATCCACCTGTCATAAATCTACCATCATATCTTATCTTGGAGGAAAAGAGTGATGGAGCACTAATCTTTGGTGGACAAAGTGTCAAGTTGGACTTTGTTACTGATCCAGATATTGTGGATTTTCCCG GCAACAGGTCTCATTTTCTGCTCCTGTCTTCTGTAGAAGTCAGTTCTGGATTCCTGTCAACGAGCCTTCCTGCCGAACTAATCGGTTCAAcagaaataaaaatgaaatctaGTTATCAATGGCAGCCACTGCAAACATTTGTTACCATATCGAAGCATTTCCTGGTAAAGGCAAAAGCTATCAGATTTCGTGGTTCAATCGAAGAACTTAACAGTATAATGGAACAACTAATGTTTCAT GAAGGCAAGCACGGTGCTGTCTTGACGGTGACAGTGAATGATCTAGGAAATCATGGATGCTACCCGAATTGCAATGCAATGATGACGTCGTCTCTTTTTGTACAGTCTAACGTGAATCTGATCAGGAAAAGGCCCATGAGTTCTTTTGCAGCACATA CTTTTGGAGCAGTTATCGTGGTCGAATCCGTTTCAGTGCTTTGTTTGGGTTTGATGCTTCTGTTTTTCATATGCAAATGTTCTGTTATTCTTCTTAAAGAAAAGAAGAGACAGAAGGATCAGCATATGGATCTCTCCAAAATTCAAGATTCATCCAAACAAGCT TTGGCCTTTGACTTATCTGAGAATGAGAAATTATTTATGAAGAGTTCTGCTCAGTCTCTCGGTGATCACCACGAAGAAACCCAGTCTGTGAATCTTGAGCCTTCTACTTCtaccaaggaatga
- the LOC140985340 gene encoding probable 3-ketoacyl-CoA synthase 21 — MAVSSQNTYFCDLAINDNHIWAWVCFILVVALLYHIFGKKNVIYLLDYTCYKPPYSCRTPMSLYAEYIELDDQFDDDSVAFQIKVLEKSGFSDETSIAPSLFRVPITKSLSFNKDEAETVIFSLVNELLDKSSIRPNAIDILIINSCTFSATPSLTAMVVNKFKMRSNIMSFNLSGMGCSAGIISIGLARDLLRVHRNSLALILSTEFMSMNWYTGTNRSMLLSNCLFRMGGAAILMSNRCQDRKKSKYTLQHVVRTNIARDDKSYTCIYQEEDHANKTGVSISKDILSVAGEAMKANMAILGPKVLPFSQQFRYVMFLFLQKMNILDKGRFYIPDFRQAFEHFCIHTGGKAVILAIEKRLKLKTEDVEASKMTLYRFGNTSSSSIWYELSYMEAKGRIRKGERVWQLAFGSGFKCNSAVWKCVGSNIIEGDETNAWSDRIHMYPVNVPDTRKIL, encoded by the coding sequence ATGGCAGTATCTTCACAAAACACCTATTTTTGTGATCTTGCAATTAACGATAATCATATATGGGCATGGGTGTGCTTTATCTTGGTTGTGGCCTTATTATATCACATATTCGGGAAGAAAAACGTGATATATTTGCTCGATTACACTTGCTACAAGCCCCCCTACTCTTGTCGTACACCGATGTCGTTATATGCCGAGTATATCGAGCTGGACGACCAGTTCGATGATGATAGTGTGGCATTCCAGATCAAAGTTCTTGAAAAATCAGGCTTCAGCGACGAAACGTCGATCGCCCCATCCTTGTTCCGAGTTCCCATCACCAAGTCCCTTTCATTCAACAAAGATGAGGCGGAAACGGTCATCTTTTCCCTTGTCAATGAACTTTTGGACAAAAGCAGCATACGCCCGAATGCAATAGATATTTTGATCATAAATTCTTGTACGTTTTCTGCCACACCATCACTTACAGCAATGGTCGTAAACAAGTTCAAAATGAGAAGCAATATCATGAGCTTCAACCTCTCTGGAATGGGATGCAGTGCTGGAATCATATCTATAGGTCTAGCTAGAGATCTTTTAAGGGTTCATAGGAACTCGCTGGCCCTTATTCTGAGCACCGAGTTCATGAGCATGAACTGGTACACCGGTACGAACCGTTCGATGCTGCTTTCCAATTGCTTGTTCAGAATGGGGGGTGCCGCTATATTAATGTCCAACAGATGTCAAGACAGAAAGAAATCGAAATATACGTTACAACACGTAGTTCGAACGAATATAGCTAGAGATGATAAATCTTATACATGTATCTACCAAGAAGAAGACCACGCGAATAAAACTGGAGTATCTATTTCAAAGGACATATTAAGCGTGGCAGGAGAGGCAATGAAGGCAAACATGGCAATATTGGGACCTAAGGTGTTGCCATTTTCGCAACAATTTCGGTATGTCATGTTTCTATTTCTGCAAAAGATGAATATTTTGGACAAGGGTCGATTTTATATACCGGATTTCAGACAAGCTTTTGAACATTTCTGCATACATACTGGTGGGAAAGCTGTGATTCTGGCGATTGAGAAGAGGCTGAAGCTGAAGACGGAAGACGTCGAGGCTTCGAAGATGACTCTGTACAGATTTGGTAACACTTCTTCTTCGTCAATTTGGTATGAACTAAGCTATATGGAAGCTAAAGGGAGGATAAGAAAAGGGGAGAGGGTGTGGCAGCTTGCATTTGGGAGTGGATTCAAGTGTAACAGTGCGGTGTGGAAATGTGTTGGCAGTAATATTATTGAGGGAGATGAAACCAATGCATGGAGTGACAGAATCCATATGTATCCGGTGAATGTGCCCGATACCAGGAAAATACTTTGA
- the LOC140984856 gene encoding pentatricopeptide repeat-containing protein At2g01510, mitochondrial, protein MYKLASRACRSSSAEIDGTHKLLIEANQYLSGLLNSRGCDEARKVFDEMPVRDVCTWNTMLSGYANSGRLVEARKLFDDAPKKSVITWSSLISGYCKMGCEIESFELFWEMRIQGCRPSEFTLGSVLRLCSVKGFLSGGRQIHGYAIKTSFDMDAFVVTGIIDLYAKCLHVLEAKYLFERMQGRKNHVTWTAMINGYSLNGDVVDAIDCFREMRADGAEANQYTFPGVLTACAAVSNIEFGTQVHSCVVRGGFDSNVFVQSALVDMYAKCGDLSRAWKVVESMQDDDLISWNAMIVGCVRQDVPGQALSLFVMMHEKGMELDEFTYPSVINSLASMKDEKNGKSLHALVTKSGFDGYKLVSNALIDMYAKQDDLVCAFKLLNFSVDKDVISWTSVITGCAHNGHHEEGLKLFCKMRMDEMDVDQVVVASILSSSAELALLDFGKQVHGNSIKSGHGSSLLVNNSLVSLYANCGCLEDTRKVFDSMKICNVITWTALIVGYAQNRKGLESLHIYDEMIASGIKPDFITFVGLLFACSHAGLVERGRYYFESMQKDYGIRPGPNHYACMIDLLGRSGKMHEAEELLNKMDVKPDTAVWKALLAACRMHKNINLAKRAATALLELNPRDSVPYVVLSNIYSSTEKWKEAAAVRKKMKSKGLGKEPGCSWIEMNSKPHIFTCEDRSHPKANEIYLKLDEVLMLIKEAGYVPDTNFALHDINEEAKECGLAFHSEKLAVVFGILYVPMGAPIRIYKNLRVCGDCHNAVKFISQVYQRHIVLRDSNCFHHFREGICSCADFW, encoded by the coding sequence ATGTACAAATTGGCTTCTCGTGCATGTAGAAGTTCGAGCGCTGAGATTGACGGTACGCATAAATTACTGATTGAAGCGAATCAATATTTGAGTGGGTTGTTGAATTCCCGTGGATGTGATGAAGCTAGAAAAGTGTTCGATGAAATGCCCGTGAGGGATGTGTGTACATGGAATACGATGTTATCTGGTTATGCAAATTCGGGAAGGCTTGTTGAAGCAAGAAAACTATTCGATGATGCTCCAAAAAAGAGTGTAATTACTTGGTCTTCACTTATTTCAGGGTACTGCAAAATGGGTTGTGAAATTGAAAGTTTTGAATTGTTCTGGGAGATGCGAATTCAGGGTTGCAGGCCTAGTGAGTTCACATTGGGCAGTGTCCTTAGACTATGCTCTGTGAAGGGTTTTCTTTCAGGTGGTAGACAAATTCATGGTTATGCCATCAAGACTAGTTTTGATATGGATGCTTTTGTTGTTACTGGAATCATTGATTTGTATGCAAAATGCTTGCATGTTTTGGAAGCAAAGTATCTTTTTGAGAGAATGCAAGGTAGGAAAAATCATGTAACTTGGACTGCCATGATTAATGGGTATTCTTTAAATGGTGATGTTGTGGACGCAATTGACTGTTTCAGGGAAATGAGGGCAGATGGGGCTGAGGCTAACCAATATACTTTTCCAGGAGTGCTCACAGCATGTGCGGCTGTGTCTAATATTGAATTCGGGACACAAGTGCATAGTTGTGTTGTTCGTGGTGGTTTTGATTCTAATGTGTTTGTTCAAAGtgcattggttgatatgtatgcAAAATGTGGAGACCTGAGTAGGGCTTGGAAAGTGGTGGAATCGATGCAGGATGATGATTTGATTTCATGGAATGCTATGATTGTTGGGTGTGTAAGACAGGATGTTCCGGGACAAGCATTATCTTTATTCGTAATGATGCATGAAAAAGGGATGGAACTTGATGAATTTACATATCCCTCAGTTATAAACTCTTTAGCTTCAATGAAAGATGAGAAGAATGGCAAATCTCTTCACGCTTTGGTTACAAAATCTGGATTTGATGGGTACAAACTAGTGAGCAATGCTCTTATTGATATGTATGCCAAACAGGATGATTTAGTTTGTgcatttaaattgttaaatttttcTGTGGACAAGGATGTGATCTCTTGGACATCTGTCATTACTGGTTGTGCTCACAATGGACATCATGAAGAAGGTCTGAAGTTGTTCTGTAAAATGAGAATGGATGAAATGGATGTTGACCAAGTTGTCGTAGCCAGCATTTTGAGTTCAAGTGCGGAGTTGGCTTTGTTAGATTTTGGGAAGCAAGTGCATGGAAATTCAATAAAATCTGGGCATGGTTCGTCCTTGCTCGTTAATAATTCACTCGTGTCATTGTATGCGAATTGTGGTTGCTTGGAAGACACGAGAAAGGTTTTTGACTCGATGAAAATTTGTAATGTGATCACTTGGACGGCTCTAATTGTTGGCTATGCCCAAAATCGTAAAGGATTGGAGTCTCTTCAtatttatgatgaaatgataGCTAGCGGGATAAAGCCTGATTTTATTACTTTTGTAGGATTGCTTTTTGCTTGCAGTCATGCAGGCCTTGTTGAACGTGGCCGCTATTACTTTGAATCCATGCAAAAAGATTATGGAATAAGACCTGGTCCAAATCATTATGCTTGTATGATTGATCTTTTAGGCCGATCAGGGAAAATGCATGAGGCAGAGGagttattaaataaaatggACGTCAAACCTGACACAGCGGTTTGGAAAGCATTGCTTGCTGCTTGTAGAATGCATAAGAATATTAATTTGGCAAAGAGAGCTGCAACTGCCCTTTTAGAACTGAACCCTCGAGATTCTGTCCCGTATGTTGtgttatcaaatatttattcatcAACTGAAAAGTGGAAAGAAGCTGCCGCAGTTAGAAAAAAGATGAAATCAAAGGGTTTGGGAAAGGAGCCTGGATGTAGTTGGATTGAGATGAATAGCAAACCACATATATTTACGTGTGAAGATCGGAGCCATCCAAAGGCGAATGAGATTTACTTGAAACTTGATGAAGTCTTAATGTTAATCAAGGAAGCTGGATATGTTCCTGACACTAATTTTGCTCTTCATGATATCAATGAAGAGGCTAAGGAATGTGGTCTTGCCTTTCATAGCGAAAAATTGGCTGTGGTTTTTGGGATCCTTTATGTTCCAATGGGGGCTCCGATTCGGATATACAAGAACCTCCGGGTTTGTGGCGACTGCCATAATGCTGTGAAGTTTATATCACAGGTTTATCAACGTCATATTGTTCTTAGGGATTCAAATTGCTTTCATCATTTCAGAGAAGGAATATGCTCATGTGCAGACTTTTGGTAG